Genomic DNA from Molothrus aeneus isolate 106 chromosome Z, BPBGC_Maene_1.0, whole genome shotgun sequence:
TCACAGGAGCACTTGTTCTGAACCAAAGTATTCTAAAACACTCGAGTTTTTACTAACTTTATATATATGAAGTATTTAGtatgaaaaatatcagaaaagcTTTCCAGATCTTCTTCCTACATATGGATACTTTATTGAATGTCTTCAAGCCTTTATTCATTCAAATTATCAAAATAACTTTGAGAGAATGATGCATAAGATTCAGTGACTACTGATGATTCTGCATTATTTACTTCACAAGATTGGTGCTATGGTAATTCTTCTATTCAAAACACTATATATATTGTCATGTTTAACCCTGTAATGTGTGTTAATAAAAACTCAACAATATACTTTATTGAATATGaatttcttaatttcaaaattgcaCAAAAACTTATTTTCTAGAGATAATGACTTTagttattaatataaataatataaatgtataatataaatatataattatagatatttatacattatatagtattttataatttattttaaatatttatttatattttatatatatatatatacacataaataaataaattatattttatatatgatatatattttatatataaataatataaatctATAACATAAATGCCCTTTTAGTTAAGCATAATATACCTACTGTCTACTCTGATCAGCTTCTGAtcagttttttcttctgtttgggCCTATTATTGAGTGAATGCTATAAGGACATTTGTACCATAAGTTAAccccacagaaaagaaaaatgctgtttattttgagaaataaatctAAGAAAAGGTAGGTCTTCAAGGAGATATACAAGAAGAAGAATGAATTCAAGCAAGACTGCCAGTCtatacaaattattttaatatgattCTTGATTTAAATAAGGATGTGAAAAAGTCCTTGTCCCTCAGAAACTTCAGTCTTCTTCAGAGGAAGTTCTCCTCCCTTGCTACCCTTTAAGAAGCTACGCTGACTGTAGTATGGACAACTCTGTGTTACTTAAATACTTTTCTCAGTATCAGTACACTTAAATGATACGAACAAAGTAGCTCTTGTTTccaaggtttttttgttttttttttttgcattgagGTAATGTCTTGTTTTCAATCAGAAGTAGTCCCAATCAACAGGATCTAATAGGAGGAATCCCATGGTTTAAAGGTACAAGGGAGTCCAGGAGAGCTGGTCAGTATTCAGCATTCCTCTCAGATCGAGACAAATGTATCCCCATGAGCAAGAAATCAAAAAAGGGTGGCAGGTGACATATAGGGATTAGCAGAGAGCTTCTAGCAAATCTCAAACAAGAAATTTATGGAACATGGAAAAAGGGAGAGGCTGTATGGGAGACCTATAGGAATATTGTGGGCATCCTGGTGATAGAAGATATAGAGAAGGCAGAGTAATTGAATTCCTTTTTTGCCTCAGACTTCACTGCTGAGGCCATCCTTCAGGAGTCCCAGACCCTGGAGGCAAGAGAGGAAGGCTGGAGAAAAGAAGACTTGCCCTTGGCCACTGAAGGTTTGTTTAGAGATCGGCTAGGCAGACAAAACCACAAATCCATGGGCCTGTGGGTTGCACACacaggtgctgagggagctcgCAGATGTTGTAGCTAAGCCCACTCTGcatctttgaaaaataatggaGGAGAGGTGCCTGATGATTGGAGAAAAGCCAGTGTCACTTCCATCTTCAGAAAGGGCAACAAAGAGGACTGAGAAGCTACTGGCCAGTCAGCCCcacctccatccctggaaaggtGTTGGCACAGATCACTCTGGAAGCCGTGACCAAGGACATAAAAGAAGAGAAGGTCATCAGAAGTAGTCAAGATGGACTCACCAAAGGCAAATCATGTTTGAGCAATGTGATGGCCTTCTGTGAGGGCATGGCAGGATGGTTgctgaggggagagcagtggaTGTTTTCTACCTGAGcttcagcaaggcttttgacACTGTCTTCCATAAAATCCTCATAGGTAAGCTTAGGAAATTAAGGGTTAGAGGAATGGACAGTGAGGTGGATCaggaaggcagagctcagagggtcATGATTAGTGCAGCACAGCAAGAGGCCTGCAGATAGTGGTATTCCCAAGGGATCAATATTGGGACCAAACTTATTCAACTTACTTGTCAATGACCTGGAGGATGGGATCAAATGCACcctcagcaggtttgctggTGACTCCAAACTGGGGACAGTGGCTGATCCACCTGAAAGCTCTGCTGCCATTCAATGGGACCTTGATCAGCTGGAGGGTTGGGCAGAGAGAAACCTGGTGAGGCTTAACAAGGgcaagtgccaggtcctgcacctggggaggaacagccccaagtgccagcacaggctggggctgagctcccacagagcagctctgtggaaaaggacctgggacTCCTGGTGCATcacaagctgtccatgagccacCAGTGGCCAGGAGGACCAATGTCATCCTGGGGTGCATTGGcaagagtgtggccagcaggtcagggaggtGATCCtccccctctactcagccctggcGAGGCCAttcctggagtgctgtgtccagttctgggctcctcagcacaaggGAGACAAGGAGctactggagagggtccagtGGAGAGCCACAAGGATGATCAGGGGTCTGGAGCTCCTCTCTCATGAGGAGAGACTCTGGGAGCTCTGACTGTTTTGTctggagaagactgagaggggatctcaCCAATACATAGAAATAGACCAAGGTGGGTGTCAggaggatggtgccagactcttttcagtggtgcccagcaacTGGCTTAAGTACAGTGACCATAAACTAAAGCACAAGACATTCTACCTCAACATGAGGCAGAACTTCTTTgcactgagggtggcagagcactggaacagctgcctggggaggctgcagagtctccctctctggtgACACTCCAAATCCACCTGGATGCATTCTTTTGTCACCTGCTCTAGGTGACCCTGCTTTGGCAGGAGGCTTGGGCTGGATGATCTTTAGACGTTCCTTTCAACCCTAATGACTGATAgggtgattctgtgattaagaATCTGGTATCTGAAGAATTGCATATAATCAGAGTGAGTAAAAGGATATCCTTTTATGCATATAGAAGAAATTTTAAGATAAGTTTGTATCTATTTTTGTATTaactaaaaaaaatcttgtgtgCATCTTCCTTGGACTATATTACAAAAATTTTGGTGGTGGTGTCAAATTCTTCAGTGAATAACCTGTCTCTCTCAAATTATTCACAACAATCTAGGAAGATGCATCTTCCTGACACTGATTTGTGCCTTTGCCCAAACTCCTTTTGCTCTGTCCCACAGGTTTTCCCAGTGTCTTCTCACTGTCCCCTGCCTTAGCAATCTGCTGCAATCAATTACAGACCCAGGAAAACTCATCAGGCTGGGTCTGGAATTGGATATACTGTCAGTTTGGCAGTACATATGTGCCAGTACCATTCAGAGACAGAACCACCCATTGTGTTCTCTGTATGTACCTACAGCCAGGAGAACATGGTCCAATATATGTGAAAGGACTAGCCCCACTGAAGCCATAAAAAAATGTTCTAAAGTATGAGCACCTTCATTTTAGCTGGCATACGAAAACTTAATGCTGTTCTTAGTTCTCTTGCcagaacacagaaaagaaacagagaaatgttAACAGGAAAACATAAATGAGTGGAGAAAGAAACAGTGCAACAGAGGACTTGAAACATAGAGGAGTTCATGATGTAGAGTAACTAAGGCTGGAAGTACAAAACTGAACAAACCTATTGCCTGTTCTTTCATCTCATACCTTGTTAAGGGACTCTTgcttttgtaattaaaaatttcCCATGCAGCCTGTATGTGATCTGCTTCCCTGAaactcagaaaaacaaagacCACAGATGGCCTTCTTTGATAAGTACAATTATTGGAGAATAAACTGCATAGTGATAATTCATTAGTTCTGAGGTCTTCATATGGGGTCTGTGAAAGATATATCTGGATACAAGTTTGTCTACATCAGATGTGTTTTGAAAATTACAAGATATTGAATTGGACTGTATACATAAAATCCATATTAATGATTTTATCATCAATCACGGTATGATGAGACTATTTAGCTCAACAGAAGGCAAGTAATTCAAGCACTgcccaaaaattatttttaggcATCAACTAGCAGTGCAGATAATGTCCATTAATGACTGAATAAACTCCAGCTTTGAAACAAATGAATAATACCATTTTGCATTTGCATAGCACTCATCATCTATAGACCTGGCAATTTTAAAAGGATGGGCAAACATTCACAGTGACTATTTCTAGTGAAAACAGAATGTCCTGAATAAATTGCTACTATGAAGGTAAACTAAAGCCTGCTTGAAAGACACTGCTGCATATAGCTGTAAGATTTAATAACtagaaaacagtgaaaacaTGTTATGCTTATATGAAAGGGTAATCAGGCAGGAAAACAAgtttttagaaaagaaacagcattttttttttgtagaaagCTGAGATTAGGTCTATTTGGAACATAATGACTATGTATCCAGTCCAATGCCAGTAGTCAATTATTGGTCTATGCAGTCAATGTCACCACAAAGAGACTTGCAAATGCTTGCTATTTTTAACTTCAGAATGACTATCTGAGCTTGCTGTCTGAGCTGGGATGCCTTCCTGAGAGCCTAAGCAGAGAGGCTAAGGAGAGACCTGCTACCTCTACACAGTTATATAGGCAGCCGACTTCAAAACAGATTATGGTAGTGTTTAGATATTGAAAACCATGCCCAGATGTACCATATCTTACCACTTTTGCCTTGTGGAAAGCAGCCATAGATATTATTATAGGTATGAAGGAACAGTGTTAGACTTTCTTAGCAGAACCAGAGCTGGCATGCTGCTTTTTGGTCTCATCAGATCTTAGGTAACACCATCCCGATCCCAGGAACTAGAACTGGCTTGACCTAGTAGTGAAGAGAGCTCTTTTATCAGCCTTTGGGTTGCAGAGTGACTCGCTGACACCACTTTGCTTCGGTCTTCTTCCCTACCCTtctgtaaataataatttttacatttacatCTGAAGGTCTCAAAGGCTTCTCTTCTTGCTGTACGTTACAGGACAGAATGGTATGTACCAGGAGTGGATTCTGATCTTGAAGAGGCTTTTTTCATTGCCATTGCACTATAATGTAACATTAGTAGCAAAACATCTCTAGATATATGTCAATACTAAGATTTTTATACATTCTTTGTTAAGAGTTACACTGCACCCAGGCCAGTTTAGTTTAGGTAGTCTGGGAAGCCAAATCATTCCAGTTCTAcaatttacttaatttttatctGTGCATCATCAGAGACATCCTTAGATGACCTGCAAATATGTATCTTGCTTCAAAATTTTCATGTTTGAAAGGCATTACTGAATAGTTTTGTGTGACTGTTAGCAGTACACATCAGATAAAAGGTATTTTAGCTACAAAAGTCAACTGCTTCAGTTCAAATTGTTGGTGAACACAAATATGATGCGTGGAATCAAAGTGCAGTTCTAGGCAAGAAATTAATTCCCTGGAAATTAAAGTAAAGTAACATCATACATCTAGTACACACAATTTTTCAAGAATAATACAAACTTTAGAGTCTACTGATGGAGTTTCATAGAAACGGGAGTGTGTGAAGACTAGCATACCTAAATGGCAAATTATCTGAAGCCgaatttcttttttgtattttaatattggGATCACTGTTTGCAATGTTTATTGAAAAtaacttttccttctcccaAAGCTTTTCTCCATATGCTGTTCtagcagattattttttcttacatgTTGCATAACATGGTAATTATGCAAAAGATGTCTCTGTTTTAAAGTCTAGTAGTCTTTAGGTATTTCTTTTGAGACTTTGATAGCTAGAATCataaatatctatttttaacacattttatttaaatattcatttatcATTATCACTTGACAGGATGTCTGGAGTGGATTTGGTGCCTGAACAGGATGTAAGAGAACCTTTGAAAACCCAGGAAGCAGagtttcttcaccttgagaccTTCTGCTCTGTGCTAGTGACATGTCTGTACTCCAGCAGCTGCAAACCTGCTGTGAGGAAGATGAAGTGAGGACTAGTGCTTCCTGACAGATTCCTCTGACTGTCTAAGCAGCAGTCTGTTAGTTGTGCAGACCTTGGGTCATATCCTAAACCTGAAAGTCCAAAGTTAGACTTAACTTTTGAAAACACAGTCTCCAGATTGAGCTTACTGTTTCAGCAAATTTTAATCAGCTTGCCTTTTCCTATTGTAATGAAATAACACCCTGTTTTGACAGTCTCTGGCTGTATGGAATAGAAAGTCAAAATAAACAATGGAGACCACACTGAACATTCTAATACACAACCTCAAATGTTTACTTAATTCCTCAGCCTAAACTAGACACCTTATCCAAACATTTCCCCCTGTTGACTCCTTCTGTACTCCACAACATCCTGGGTTACTAGATTTCAGATAGGAGCTTCTAATACACATAACTCAGATTGAAAGCAGTGTTTCATTAGCACAAACTTCCCTATCATAATTGTAATCTACAGTAAATGAAGGCAATTAGCCCCACCAGGGTCACCCCTGAgccctcctctcccctgccaTAATCTCTTGTATAAAGCTAGCATACTACATTCactgcaaaagcagcaggtCTACAGGGTTGCCCTTTCCAGGATCATGTCACTGCTTCTGCTTCAGATGTTAGTGCTCTCATGTCTTGGAGCCACAGAGCTACAGAGAAATtcacagcaaaggaaaagcagagggcCATTTCAGCACTTTCTATACCTGAACaaaaatctgtttgaaagcCAAAGTTCTCCTGAGCGGATAAGTGAGAACCCAGAAGGAGTTGAAGAGACCCTGAATGTACCAAGCTTTTTTGTATCAATTCCACAGACAGCATCTGGAAGtgagaagaaagaggagaaaaaaatgtccaGATTCATACTTCCCAGTGCAGGACTCCATGCAGATCAAAACCCAAGAACCTGGGTTGCATCCAGAGAGACCTCTCCTGTGGAAAACCTCTCTCCATCCCATTACTCCAGCAAGAGAGAATCTGAAATTCCCTACAGAAAAGATGCCAAGAAATTTTGGGACCATTTCATGTTAAAGAAAAACTCAGCATCTGAAGAGGTTGTCCTGCCAATCAAGACCAATGAAATGCACCAAGAAAACTGCAGAACCCTGCCTTTTGCTCAGGTAAGATACAAGTATCCAAGATCAACAAACATGCCTTTCCCCCATTTCGTGTAATCAGCAACTAAAGGGACATGGGTTATTTAAGTGGCTTAGTCAAAGGTCTTCAGAACACTTGACCAAAAGTGGCTGAAAGACTCTGATGAAAAAGTTTAGTCTGATGAGGCAAATTGCTGAATTGCAGCACTGGAAAGCTGCAGACTCAATTTTTATAGAGTTATTTATTGGTTTTATGCACAGATATTCGACATGGTCTAAGCAGGAAGGAAATTGATGAGTAATTATCCATTCAATAAATTATATCTCAACTGTTTGTACATCTGAATTACGATCTCTCTCTAATATACATAAGTATAGatacacgtgtgtgtgtgtgtgtgtgtgtatgtgtgtgtgtgtgtgcgcgcaCGTGTGCATATAGAGACTCAGAACAAGTATTTACAGGAAAAGCTGGTTGTTCTCTTACACCTAAGCAaggattgtttttttctgtattaattaGAAAAGTGATGCTTATGTCTAACTCCATGCTAAGAATTTCAGAGAACTGGTAAATTGTCCCATGCATAGATGAAGCCATTTTGTCACATTGAAACATTGAGACAAGCAAACAGTATAGGTAAAAGTGCTGTATTCCTTGTAAATCACCATCAATTCTCAGTGTTTCTGTAACCACGATCTGTCAAGGACCACGTCTTTTCACATCCAAAACTAAATTTATTTCACACAGACATGCATACATACAGATGTTGCCTAGAAACCTGTACTTGttctgagaaggaaaaagtgcagtagctttttttccttttttttttttttttttttgctcatgcCTTCTAGCAGAGTCCATGGGGTCATTTCTGCATCAGAAACATTAAACTGCTTTCTGTTTCAGGGTGTTACTCATAACAACTGTGAGAAGGTGACAGTGCAGAATAATCTGTGTTTTGGAAAATGTAGTTCTTTTCATGTTCCTGGTTCAGAAGATCATCTTTATACCTTCTGTTCCCGTTGCTTGCCCAGCAAGTTCTCCATGAAGCGCCTGGGTCTCAACTGCACTGATTCTGTTCCAGTGGTCAAAGAAATCATGATTGTAGAAGAGTGTAAATGTGAAAGTCGGAAGATTAAAGACCCTGTGATTGGATCTCTACTGTCAGACTTTTATGAAAATGTACATGAGCACAATTAACTTGTGCAAAGGACCTCTTAACCTGATCATAAGAATTTGCCAATGAAAAACAAGTTGTCATCACTCTAGTacaaaaaaacattaaaaatgtagaCTTTCTACATGATTTCTGTTTCAACAATAACTTCACCTGAAGTGTAACAAATGTTTCCTTGCAGCTGTTAAGGAAA
This window encodes:
- the CER1 gene encoding cerberus, with the protein product MSLLLLQMLVLSCLGATELQRNSQQRKSRGPFQHFLYLNKNLFESQSSPERISENPEGVEETLNVPSFFVSIPQTASGSEKKEEKKMSRFILPSAGLHADQNPRTWVASRETSPVENLSPSHYSSKRESEIPYRKDAKKFWDHFMLKKNSASEEVVLPIKTNEMHQENCRTLPFAQGVTHNNCEKVTVQNNLCFGKCSSFHVPGSEDHLYTFCSRCLPSKFSMKRLGLNCTDSVPVVKEIMIVEECKCESRKIKDPVIGSLLSDFYENVHEHN